In Ramlibacter sp., the sequence CATTTTTCAGAGTCGACCCCCGACACGGTCTGGGGCAACTATGGCCTGACCCCCGAGCAGGCCGCGCGCGGCGGGCTCAATCCCAAGATGTTCAACAGCTTTCTCGACGGCTCCAAGCCGTCGATCGAAAGCACGGCCGTGTCCAACGCCACCGGGCTGGGTGTGCCGTCCAATGGCCTGCTCTACCCCCCCGCAAGCGTCGAAGACATCCCGTATGTCACGCGCCCCCTCAGCGAAGGCGGCGTGCTGGAGCGCAAGGGCATGGTCGAGGTGATCTCGTCGCTGGAGGCCGACGGCCGCAAGATTCCCTATGACATCCGCATGGGCGTCTGGGTCACGGTGGAAGCCGAGACCGAGTACATCAAGAACTGCTTTGAGGAATACAACGCCCACACCGACCCGAGCGGGCGCTACTTCACGCTGTACAAGCGCTGGCACCTGATTGGCCTGGAGGTGGGCGTGAGCGTGGCCAGCGTGGCGCTGCGCGGCGAGCCCACGGGCGTGGCCACGGGCTGGAACGCCGACGTGGTGGCCACCGCCAAGCGCGACCTGCAACCCGGCGACCTGCTGGACGGTGAAGGCGGCTACACGGTGTGGGGCAAGCTGCTGCCGGCCGAAAAATCCACGCAGATGGGCGGCTTGCCGCTGGGCCTGGCCCATGGCATCAAGGTGATCCGGCCGGTGCGCAAGGGCCAGTCGCTGAGCTGGGCCGACGTGGCCATCGACACCACAACACATGCTTACAAGTTACGCCGCGAGATGGAAAACCTGTTCGCCGCGCCCCTGCTGAAAGCCGCCTGACAGCCTGCGGCGCGCCGTTGGTTCCATCATGTCTGCAACCAACAAAGGAGGCAGCCATGGGTGACTCAATCAGGATTGCAGTGCTGGGCATCGGGTTCATGGGTTTCCCCATGGCCCGCCGCCTGTGCGAGGCCGGCCATGAGGTCCATGCCTGGAACCGCTCGCGCGAGAAGGCCGAACGGCTGCAGGCCTTTGGCGCCACGGTGCACGACAGCGCCGCCAGCGCCGTGGCCTCGTGCGATGTGGTGGTCAGCATGCTGGAGAACGGCGCCGTGGTCGATGACGTGCTGTTCAGCCAAGGCGTGTCGCAGGCCATGCGGCCCGGCACGCTGTTCATCGACATGGCCTCGATCAAGCCGCGTGAAGCGCGCGACCATGCCGCGCGCCTGGCGGCGCTTGATGTGGCGCACCTGGATGCGCCCGTGTCCGGCGGCACGGGGGGCGCCGAGACGGGCCAGCTGGTGATCATGGTCGGCGGCCGCGTGGCGGATTTCGAGCGCGCGCAAGCCGTGTTCGCGGTGTTTGGCCGCGCCACCCATGTGGGCCCGCACGGCTCGGGCCAGCTGACCAAGCTGGCCAACCAGATGATCGTGGGCATCACCATCGGCGCCGTGGCCGAGGCGCTGCTGCTGTGCGAGAAGGGCGGCGCCCACATGGGCAAGGTCAAGGAGGCGATCACCGGCGGCTTTGCCGACAGCCGCATCCTGCAGATCCACGGCCAGCGCATGGTCGAGCGCGACTTCGCGCCGCGCGCGCGCATGTCGGTGCAGCTCAAGGACCTGCGCAACGCGCTGGCCACCGCCGAGGAAATCGGCTTCGAGGCGCCCATCACCCGCCTGTTCGAAAAGCTGTATGCCGATGGCATCGACCATGGCCTGACCGACCTGGACCACGCCGGGCTTTTCGTGGAACTGGCCAGCCGCAACGGCATGGCCTGAACTGCGTGAAATTTTTTTGGCATAATCTAGGGCTGCCTCAAAACACATCGCCTTGTTGCTAGAATATTGGCTGTTGTGGGGGGGTAGCTCAGCTGGGAGAGCGTCGCGTTCGCAATGCGAAGGTCGGGAGTTCGATCCTCCTCCTCTCCACCACAGCAAACATTTTTTCGAAGTGGGCTCTTAGCTCAGTTGGTAGAGCAGCGGACTCTTAATCCGTAGGTCGAGTGTTCGAGTCACTCAGGGCCCACCACTTCTGACGGGACCCGGTCCATCCGACCGGGTCCCTTTTTCTATGGGGTCGCCATGAATCCCGATGCCAGCCAGTTGTGGAAAGCGCCACGCTGGGCCCTTGCGGTCCTGCTGGCCGTGCTCGGCATGCTGGGCCCCTTCTCGATCGACACCTACATCCCCGCGTTCTCGGGCATCGCGCTTTCACTGGGCGCCACGCCGGTGGAAATGCAGCAGACGCTGTCGGCCTACCTGTTTGGCTTTGCCTTCATGAACCTGTTCCACGGCGCCATGGCCGACAGCTTTGGCCGCCGGCCCGTGGTGCTGTGGGGCATTGCCATCTTCACGCTGGCCTCGGCCGGTTGCGCGCTGTCGCAGAGCATTGGCCAGCTGGTGTTCTTCCGCGGCCTGCAGGGGCTGTCCACGGGCGCGGGCATCGTGGTATCGCGCGCGGTGATCCGCGACATGTTTCCGCCCGCCGATGCGCAGAAGGTCATGAGCCAGGTCACGATCTACTTCGGCGTGGCCCCGGCCATTGCGCCCATCGTGGGCGGCTGGCTGTTCGTGCACACGGGCTGGCACAGCATCTTCTGGTTTCTCACGGGCGTGGGCGTGACCCTGTGGCTGGCCAACTTCAGGCTGCTGCCCGAAACCCTGCACGTCACCCAGCGCCAGCCCTTCAAGGTGCGCAACCTGATGCAAGGCTACTGGCAGCTCGGGCTGGACCCGCGCTTCCTGCTGCTGGCGCTGGCCAGCGGCGTGCCGTTCAACGGCATGTTCCTGTATGTGCTGTCGGCGCCGGCCTTCCTGGGTGACCACCTGCAGCTGGCGCCCACGCAGTTCTTCTGGTTCTTTGTGCTGACCATCGGCGGCATCATGGCGGGCTCATGGTTCAGTGGCCGGCTGGCGGGCCAGATCGCACCCAAGCGGCAGATCCGCCACGGCTTCATCATCATGCTGGGCATCTCGGTGATCAATCTGGTCGCCAACCTGCTGCTGCCGCCACATGTGGGCTGGTCGCTGCTGCCGATTGCGGTGTTCGCCTTTGGCTGGGCGCTGATGGTGCCGGTGGTGACTTTGCTGGTGCTCGACCTGTACCCGATGCGCCGGGGCCTGGCGTCTTCATTGCAAGCCTGCATCGGGTCCACGGCCAACGGCCTGGTGGCGGGTGTGATCGCGCCGCTGGTGATGCATTCCTCGGTCGGCCTCGCCGCCGCCTCGCTGGTGATGATGTGCGTGGGCCTGGTGGCCTGGGTGGTGCTGCACCGTTACTGGCCTGAAATCGGACGGGCCGTGCAGGGCTGAGAACCCGCGCGGCTCATGCCTGCGCCTGCCAGTGGATGCTGCGGTAGTCAAAGCCCGCTTCCAGCGTCGGCTTGATGATGCCGAAATACGGCGACACGTCGAAATCGCGCGGGGCATACAGGCTGTGGTGGCGGATGTGCCAGATCTCGCGCCGCGCGTGCCGGCTCGCCCCGCTTCGCTTTTGCTCGTGGGTGATCAGCGGCAGGATCGGATAGCCCACGTTCTGGAAGGCCTCGGCAATCAACGAGGAGCAGATGGCGCGGGTCGGGTCGCCACTGCCCAGCGCGATCATCTTGCGGCGCAGGTGGCCCGGAACCGGCGGGGCGGGCAGCAGGTAGCGCGCCAAGTCTAACACGTTCTTGAGGTCGTAGCGGTTGCCCAGCTTGCCGGTCACCTCGGCAAGGATGCGGTCGCGGTCCGCGGGCGCGAGGTCGCGCGCCCGGCAGATGCGCGTGTGCAGGCTGCGGTACTGCGCGAGCGGCCTCTTGCAGACGCCCTGCACCACGTCCGCCTCAACGAACAGGAACGGCTCGCCCGACGCGTCGGTGCCTCCCAGCTGCGGGCCCACATAAAGCGCCGCGTGCGACCAGGTGGACTGGGTCAGGTATTTGATGGCCGTGGCGATGCGGCTGGAGCCCTCCACCAGCAGCACATCGCCCGGCTGCAGGCAGCGCAGCAGCCGCGCGGGGTCGGAGGGCAAGCCCACCTGGACACCCTCGCGGGGCGCGGACAGGTAGCGGGCCAGCCACTCTCCCATCGATCGGGAAAGACGCAACATCGTGATACCCCCGGGACAACCAGACCGCGAAGGTTACAACAGCCGGCGACCCGCGCCCGCCAGCAGAAAAGCCCGCGGACCTTTCGGTTCGCGGGCTTTCCGGGGCCGAGGCAGCGCAGGCGCTGCCCTGAGGTTCAGCGTGCGGGCTTGGCCGGGCGACGGGCGCCATCACGCGGCA encodes:
- a CDS encoding Gfo/Idh/MocA family oxidoreductase, with amino-acid sequence MNLYRKLQQRAADGKPIRIGLIGAGKFGSMYLAQVPRTPGVHLAGIADLSPDGARANLARVGWNEAAVQAPSLDAAIKTGATHISDDWQALVRHPAIDVIVECTGHPIAAVDHCLEAFAHGKHVVNVTVEADAFCGPLLARKAAEAGVVYSLAFGDQPALICDLVDWARTCGFPVVAAGRGHKWLPHFSESTPDTVWGNYGLTPEQAARGGLNPKMFNSFLDGSKPSIESTAVSNATGLGVPSNGLLYPPASVEDIPYVTRPLSEGGVLERKGMVEVISSLEADGRKIPYDIRMGVWVTVEAETEYIKNCFEEYNAHTDPSGRYFTLYKRWHLIGLEVGVSVASVALRGEPTGVATGWNADVVATAKRDLQPGDLLDGEGGYTVWGKLLPAEKSTQMGGLPLGLAHGIKVIRPVRKGQSLSWADVAIDTTTHAYKLRREMENLFAAPLLKAA
- a CDS encoding NAD(P)-dependent oxidoreductase; the protein is MGDSIRIAVLGIGFMGFPMARRLCEAGHEVHAWNRSREKAERLQAFGATVHDSAASAVASCDVVVSMLENGAVVDDVLFSQGVSQAMRPGTLFIDMASIKPREARDHAARLAALDVAHLDAPVSGGTGGAETGQLVIMVGGRVADFERAQAVFAVFGRATHVGPHGSGQLTKLANQMIVGITIGAVAEALLLCEKGGAHMGKVKEAITGGFADSRILQIHGQRMVERDFAPRARMSVQLKDLRNALATAEEIGFEAPITRLFEKLYADGIDHGLTDLDHAGLFVELASRNGMA
- a CDS encoding multidrug effflux MFS transporter; translated protein: MNPDASQLWKAPRWALAVLLAVLGMLGPFSIDTYIPAFSGIALSLGATPVEMQQTLSAYLFGFAFMNLFHGAMADSFGRRPVVLWGIAIFTLASAGCALSQSIGQLVFFRGLQGLSTGAGIVVSRAVIRDMFPPADAQKVMSQVTIYFGVAPAIAPIVGGWLFVHTGWHSIFWFLTGVGVTLWLANFRLLPETLHVTQRQPFKVRNLMQGYWQLGLDPRFLLLALASGVPFNGMFLYVLSAPAFLGDHLQLAPTQFFWFFVLTIGGIMAGSWFSGRLAGQIAPKRQIRHGFIIMLGISVINLVANLLLPPHVGWSLLPIAVFAFGWALMVPVVTLLVLDLYPMRRGLASSLQACIGSTANGLVAGVIAPLVMHSSVGLAAASLVMMCVGLVAWVVLHRYWPEIGRAVQG
- a CDS encoding lipo-like protein, encoding MLRLSRSMGEWLARYLSAPREGVQVGLPSDPARLLRCLQPGDVLLVEGSSRIATAIKYLTQSTWSHAALYVGPQLGGTDASGEPFLFVEADVVQGVCKRPLAQYRSLHTRICRARDLAPADRDRILAEVTGKLGNRYDLKNVLDLARYLLPAPPVPGHLRRKMIALGSGDPTRAICSSLIAEAFQNVGYPILPLITHEQKRSGASRHARREIWHIRHHSLYAPRDFDVSPYFGIIKPTLEAGFDYRSIHWQAQA